The following are from one region of the Silene latifolia isolate original U9 population chromosome 9, ASM4854445v1, whole genome shotgun sequence genome:
- the LOC141602183 gene encoding protein FAR1-RELATED SEQUENCE 5-like, translating to MEIEECDDLVDPTNSIVPADNNELKHISSELGQIPSELGIVIPHNSKERIPVCALNLKPTVGTIFENLDEGMQFYKTYAANAGVKMRKSTQRMVGGVVMTKYCVCSKAGESKPRGKVKKRQKTRILCNAMIFLKRNDKGKYVIVDFHEGHTHLLFTPNTIVHLSESRELTLIHRTMILENSKVNKGPVQSFRMFKEYVKGYRNVGASLEDFKNFWRDVKQFIKGYDAQMMFENFMHKKAMCNSFYFDFDVDEKGRLSRVIWADPISIKNYSYPVIGVFPVMCPKTHHFEGVVQIAFGSDTIACLSAFKLEEQFSSANLFFKLSNLERIIV from the exons ATGGAAATCGAAGAATGCGATGATTTGGTTGATCCTACTAATTCAATTGTTCCAGCTGATAACAATGAACTCAAGCATATATCTTCCGAATTGGGACAGATACCTTCAGAATTAGGTATAG TAATCCCTCACAACTCCAAAGAAAGGATACCTGTTTGTGCACTTAATTTGAAGCCTACTGTGGGAACGATATTCGAAAATCTGGATGAGGGAATGCAATTCTATAAAACTTATGCTGCCAATGCTGGGGTTAAAATGAGGAAGTCGACCCAAAGAATGGTAGGTGGGGTGGTGATGACTAAATACTGTGTGTGTAGTAAGGCAGGTGAGAGTAAACCTAGAGGAAAGGTGAAAAAGAGGCAGAAGACTAGAATTTTGTGTAATGCAATGATTTTTCTCAAGAGGAATGACAAAGGGAAATATGTTATTGTCGACTTTCACGAAGGTCACACACACCTTCTGTTTACCCCAAACACAATAGTACATTTGTCGGAGTCGAGGGAACTAACGCTGATACACAGGACTATGATTTTAGAGAATTCAAAGGTTAATAAAGGGCCCGTGCAAAGTTTCAGAATGTTTAAGGAGTACGTAAAGGGATATAGAAATGTGGGAGCATCACTAGAAGATTTCAAAAATTTTTGGAGGGATGTGAAACAGTTTATAAAGGGTTACGATGCTCAAATGATGTTCGAAAATTTCATGCATAAGAAAGCCATGTGTAACTCTTTCtactttgattttgacgttgacgAGAAAGGACGACTTTCTAGAGTTATTTGGGCTGACCCTATATCAATCAAAAATTACA GTTATCCTGTTATTGGTGTTTTTCCAGTGATGTGCCCAAAAACTCACCACTTTGAAGGGGTTGTTCAAATTGCCTTTGGTTCTGATACTATTGCTTGCTTATCAGCTTTCAAGTTAGAAGAGCAATTCAGTTCTGCTAATTTatttttcaaactatctaatttGGAGAGGATTATTGTATAA